GGCAGATCCACTTCACTACGTGAGATCTGAGAAATGAAGAGAATTAAAAGCGTGCATGTCCAACTTCACATTATACCAATTTCTTGTCTGGTTCCACATACCATCCCTGCACTGGGTGAATGTTGAGAGTGGTACACATATCAAAAAACGTCAGTGATCCTTGAGTCGTCCTGTCAGCTACTTTTCTCGACGCATTGGGATAGTCTCGTGGGATCACCACTTCATCCATCTGCTAGAATATCATTCGCATTATAGCCATGAGAACAGAATACACACTATAGATATATCCATACCTTAGCGTATAAGCTCCCAAAGAGACTGACTGCAATGATGGCTAGCCTGTCCCTAGTTTTGTGTGGAGGAGACCGGTAGACTCTGACAGTGTAGAGGTTAGAGACAGGGGGTGGACTCTCAGGCTCTAGGGGGTCATCAGGCTGGCTGGCAGCACGTCGGGATGAACCTGCAGCAAAAGCATGTCATTCACACTACAAACACATTCCTTATACACTCACCTCTAAACCATTTCTTTATTCGAGCTCGAAAACCAACCTTAACAAACTTCTTCTTTGACAAACGTCTGGTCAATCTCCCGGTATTCCGTCCAAGACTGAACTCTGACCTTCCCTCTGGTATCTCCTGGTACTCATAGATACTCTTTGAACCAGATCTCTTGGGAGACGAGTCAGCTTGTAGAAAGAGGAGGTCATCAGCTTCTTGTTGGGTGGACACTCGTACATGATGCTCCATGCTCAGGGTCACCTCTCTGTTTAGACCTTCACCAGAGATCAAGTAGGACGGACTGGCAGACTGAATGCCCTCAGGCATCACAAACACCTCCTGTGTAGATCCCCTGTACCAAACCTCCGCACACCCTGATGTCACTTTCTATGACGTGTCTCAAGAGAAAAAGTTCACCTCCTGTGGTGGCCATGCTGACTTTGACAATGGAGTGCAAGTGACTGTTCCAGCTAATGCTGTCCCAGCAGGGACCTCTGTGGGCACTGGAACACGTgactgggtgtgtgtgtgtgtgtgtgtgtgtgtgtgtgtgtgtgtgtgtggggggggaacATATAATGGTATTCATGCTTGTTTGGGTGCGTGTAATATAGTTTGCACTCCATACAGATTAGACCACTTAAATACATCACACATCACTAACAGTATAGTTTGTTTCCCATAGAAAAGTATGAGCTTATCAGTGAAAATAATCATAAATAGTAAAAGTTATTATTCATCATTGATCAATgttcatgtacgtacattgtcAGCGCAACAAAACTACATTATTGACTCACATGTGATTCAGCAGCTTCTTCCAACAGCTTTATTGTTGAAAGGTTAGAGCAAGGTGATCCCTTGCATGGCCACAATCAGAGCAGTTTCTCCAAGCTGGAAGGGATGAGACGTACACTGTAAGAGGTAAAGTGACTGCGTATGACATGCACTTTGCTGAAGGAGTAACGGTAATATTAAGAGGATATTTATATTTCTGTAATTAAGAGGTTGATTAGGTACAAATGACAGCTCTGTTAATTCAGTCATTAACTACTGTAAGAGGTAtaggtgtacagtacatgtgaagcTGTACAACTACGCAACTATGTACTCTATAAAGTACATTTAGTGCAGAGAATGGAAGCCCCTGATGAGAGAAGCTCTCTTACAGTATCTTCCTGTCCCCAGTAGGCTGCCTCCATGAGTGGAGTGTCCCCATCCTGCAAgagtggagacagtgacaacacaatatgaatgtacattgAACAATATTGAGTTGAGAACACACAACAGTCATACGTATTAAGCCAGctagtacagtactgtacataagctagtacagtacatatcATTATATAAACCAGCTGGACGTCAATTTAAAGCTAAAATCCACAGGGAAATTGccagcacataattatacgtacttaaaattaataatactgatccagcatatacggtacacatccaaccaaaattaatgatgagaTGGTCACAACATGCTGCCTAtcgacacatcagtttagtatcagatactcaccttgttagccaggtccaccacggctcctgaggagagcagctctttaacacagtcagtgtgacctcccaaGGCTGCCAccatgagtggagtccaccTAGCCTACAAAAGTGAgagtaacttttgacaacacatctgtgcgaTAGACCATAAATGAAGTAAAGGAACGAGATTGGCAATGAGCAAAAAATATACGTGATGCGCATGTTACTAGAATGTATAACTTTATTTCATCCTTTACAGCCTCCATTTAACTAAAAAATGATGATCAAAGGAAGTTTATGCAACTCACAAATAAGAGACATAAATAAGTaaaacatgataattatggctacTGCAGAGTTTCTTAAAAGGGACACAAACAAAGTGGATTGCGCTCTATATTTTATACTATCTACGTATAACCAAATGTAAACGATCACGTGAGTTATACTTcagttgccaatccctttctcttgaACAGACATACACCCAGTCTGGATCAGTGAGTCAGTAAAATGCACAGGGGAATATAATGTTCagacaactgtacatgtatgtagttcCTATAAAGCTGGTGCATTGGTGCTCAGTGTAAAATTCCGGCCAAATCAATGACtgtaccatacatgtacaaaagaagGACATGCGGTACATCACGGCGATCACGCTAGTAAATCATGTCAATGTTAGTGCCTTATAAGGATCTCATAGGGACCATCCACAACCATCACTAGcaaatgatgtgatggtcatGAATAtgttgcctatagacacatcagtttagtatcaggtATACacaccttgttagccaggtccaccacggctcctgaggagagcagctctctaacaCAGTCAGGGTGACCTGAACAGGCTGCCACATagagtggagtccacccacgctacaagagtgagagcatacagtaaattttgacaacacatcgtgtgatagaccataaacaATGTAAAGGAACGGGATTGGCAATGAGCATGACATTCGTGATGCGCACTATCATAATTTAAATACTAGCTGTTTCGAAAAGATGCCCCAAAGTACAAAGTGCATTTAATGGCTGCATGAAACAGCtaagtgcagctttgcagaTATTTTcttactcttgcagctaccaatagctggcgctctagtgcagagctaactactaagtagagtagtaacactcggtggacaagttttgctacgcactattctgaaaaggcattccaagacaagaaagcaaaactaggcataactcgagaacaaagcactCTTTTGCAAATcaccaagaaaacatgactaatgtctatttgtgttgagtttgaccttcatgaagttgtcataactttgtcatactttactgaaattcagagtttcatataccattgcaTGGATTCCtggttaaaaagcgcttctatctatatactgtagagttggtaagctccaaccagctaaaagttagcattttccatgtagaagtcctaggcatacttgtccaccacataaagcataaatgaagccataattgactacataacttccggggtcgaactcaacgATAGTTGACGATTTCTATAGACtttagaagcctatagaaactcttacttgcacttcattgatccttgaacaGTTgtaacacgcacacacacacgcacacacacacacacacacgcacacgcacacacacacacacacacacacatacacacacacacacacaaaaaccgtatacctcgcttgcgcatgcgcacaccgaggcataattatgacataagtGTACAAAACACATCTTCAAAGGAAATACTGGAACACTAACTCTAAGgcatagatctacatgtagatctctatagctagctagatagttTGTTCAGTCTCTTCTGCAacctacagtacatgtagagtTGGAACACTACTGTCGGTATAGTTATCTTTTGCTCGTCCAGCTACTATATAAAACTACGTTTAGGTCTAACAGGAGTTATTATTGAAGCTATCAAAATTAGATGGGGTTAGGAGGCATATTATTGAGATAGAATATTATATCTGCAAATACATTCATTTCCTGCTTTGGCTAGGGGGTGGCATAAATTTGAGTATTTTTGAGTGAGcacggtacatgtaaataattcCTATTGTTGTGATGTCCATGTTGCCTatatatagacacatcagtttagtatggTATACAcaccttgtcagccaggtccaccacggctcctgaggagagcagctctctaacaCAATCAGTGTGACCTCTACTGGCTGCCAATAAGAGGAGAGTGCTCCCGatctacaagagtgagagggttttgacaacacatctgtgtaaTGTTTGCATCTGACatcatccacccacgcacgaaagtacataacactaactctaacctttcagcaagtgAGCTCGTAGTTGAGCGACAGCagattaaaatccacacaTGAACAAAAATAATAGTCCCCAATTCAATTTTCCATGTCCACAGTTATTCCAGTGACAGAGCACATGCATCAACTATCTATCACCACAGAATGGTTCAACTCCCTCATTACTGATAATATTTTATGTAGCCTGAAATACGGCTGTATGGCGACCGACGACCTCCTCTCAAATGAGAGGTAGACAGACAATATTTGGGGACAAGACTAAGGCCACTCTAAGTGACTGGTTTCTGGTCAGGTCAGGAAGTGTCtgtaattgcatgcgggcggccCCGGGGCTTTtgtcattattcattattttgcaatgaatataattaacacacacgTATGTGGTGTTAAACAAAATCTTAACAGATTCAAACGACATCGTACATGCGTATATTAACGTTGTTAGTCTAGCAAAAACAGACTTTCACAGCTTCAGCTCTACATACCCACAAACCAGCTTACcttatccacactgttgacaTCATCTCCCCTCCTGATGGCATCTTGTAAAGCACTCAAGTCACCAGCCCTGACAGCATCGTGTATGTACATTTTCTTGGACTTCTTTTGTTTGTGCTTGTGAGTTAGACCCCTCCCTTACTCCGTGTATTTCTAGAGGGCGGCTTGTGAATGAGCGCTTGGGGTGAAGATGAACTGCCTTGTTCCAGGTGTCGTCCTTGTGTGCAGTTGTGGAGTTATTCACATCTTCTATCCCCTAGTAGGGGAATCCCCCTGTCCACCCCCTTCTGAGTATAATTGTGCCACGTAATGCACTACCCTATATTACTAATAGTGTAACGTGACCTGTtattcccccccccacaccacacacatagaCGTTCCTGTGAGCGTGTGAGGGTTAGGGTCTAGTGGACGAGACTCTGATAAATCATAATACAATTAGTTCTCCACAATGGCAGTTATTGTTCCCCATAGATACATGTGACAACAAGGTGGTTGGTCAACATAATATTTTTGTACAATGCGAACAATTTGTTGGTTGAAGAACTGCTCGAAAATGGAAATCTTGCCAGTAACAAACATAAAAcaagcatcataattattaagagtGCATTGTCTAATGAAGAaattaaatataattatgaggtttAAAATAGTCTAACAGTATCTCTAGCATGTAACAGTTTAATGGTGGGTTGCCCCTCTTCCTTAATCACCTGACTCTCACTCCTTATATCC
This genomic stretch from Halichondria panicea chromosome 16, odHalPani1.1, whole genome shotgun sequence harbors:
- the LOC135349517 gene encoding ankyrin repeat domain-containing protein 29-like isoform X2, giving the protein MYIHDAVRAGDLSALQDAIRRGDDVNSVDKIGSTLLLLAASRGHTDCVRELLSSGAVVDLADKRGWTPLYVAACSGHPDCVRELLSSGAVVDLANKARWTPLMVAALGGHTDCVKELLSSGAVVDLANKDGDTPLMEAAYWGQEDTVRELLSSGASILCTKSWRNCSDCGHARDHLALTFQQ
- the LOC135349517 gene encoding serine/threonine-protein phosphatase 6 regulatory ankyrin repeat subunit C-like isoform X3 gives rise to the protein MYIHDAVRAGDLSALQDAIRRGDDVNSVDKIGSTLLLLAASRGHTDCVRELLSSGAVVDLADKRGWTPLYVAACSGHPDCVRELLSSGAVVDLANKARWTPLMVAALGGHTDCVKELLSSGAVVDLANKDGDTPLMEAAYWGQEDTCTSHPFQLGETALIVAMQGITLL
- the LOC135349517 gene encoding ankyrin repeat domain-containing protein 23-like isoform X4; this encodes MYIHDAVRAGDLSALQDAIRRGDDVNSVDKIGSTLLLLAASRGHTDCVRELLSSGAVVDLADKRGWTPLYVAACSGHPDCVRELLSSGAVVDLANKARWTPLMVAALGGHTDCVKELLSSGAVVDLANKDGDTPLMEAAYWGQEDTLGETALIVAMQGITLL
- the LOC135349517 gene encoding serine/threonine-protein phosphatase 6 regulatory ankyrin repeat subunit C-like isoform X1, which gives rise to MYIHDAVRAGDLSALQDAIRRGDDVNSVDKIGSTLLLLAASRGHTDCVRELLSSGAVVDLADKRGWTPLYVAACSGHPDCVRELLSSGAVVDLANKARWTPLMVAALGGHTDCVKELLSSGAVVDLANKDGDTPLMEAAYWGQEDTVRELLSSGASILCTKLYVSSLPAWRNCSDCGHARDHLALTFQQ